A single genomic interval of Zingiber officinale cultivar Zhangliang chromosome 4A, Zo_v1.1, whole genome shotgun sequence harbors:
- the LOC121973555 gene encoding benzyl alcohol O-benzoyltransferase-like: protein MASSSLTFTVRRREAVLVAPAETTPRDFKRLSDVDDQDGLRFHVPVIQFYHDHPSMAGQDPCMVIREALARALVFYYPFAGRLRETEGRKLVVECTGEGVLFIEADADVRLDQFADALQPPFPCLEKLLWNVPGSDGVLHCPLLLIQVTRLLCGGFVFAVRFNHAMSDASGLVQFMNAVAELARGAAAPSLSPVWSREVLEARRPPRVTCVHREYEDVPGTILPFDDMVHRSFFFGKAELAALRRRVPEHLRNSSTFEILTAFLWKCRTLAIGANPEEEVRIICVVNARGKSGLGLPAGYYGNAFALPAAVSTAGKLSSNPIGYALDLVKKAKSAVNDEYMRSLADLMALRGRPHFTVVRTYLVSDMTRVRFGDVDFGWGKAAYGGPAKGGIGAIPGVGSFYAPLKNSKGEEGIVVPVCLLAPAMDKFTQEMHNLMEEDDAKDAKEQQPQGANIVSKL from the coding sequence ATGGCATCCTCCTCCCTCACCTTCACCGTTCGCCGGCGAGAGGCCGTTCTGGTGGCTCCTGCAGAGACCACCCCTCGCGACTTCAAGCGCCTCTCCGACGTGGACGACCAGGATGGGCTGCGCTTCCACGTCCCGGTCATCCAATTCTACCATGACCACCCTTCCATGGCAGGGCAAGACCCTTGCATGGTGATCCGGGAAGCCTTGGCCAGGGCTCTCGTCTTCTACTACCCCTTCGCCGGCCGGCTCAGGGAGACGGAGGGAAGGAAGCTGGTGGTGGAGTGCACCGGTGAGGGCGTGCTGTTCATCGAGGCCGACGCTGACGTCCGTCTTGATCAGTTCGCCGACGCCCTGCAGCCGCCGTTCCCCTGTTTGGAGAAGCTCCTCTGGAACGTCCCTGGATCGGATGGCGTTCTCCATTGCCCGTTGCTGTTGATTCAGGTGACGCGGTTGCTGTGCGGCGGCTTCGTCTTCGCGGTCCGCTTCAACCACGCCATGTCTGACGCTTCTGGCCTCGTCCAGTTCATGAACGCCGTGGCGGAGCTGGCTCGAGGGGCAGCCGCCCCTTCCTTGTCTCCGGTCTGGTCGCGTGAGGTATTGGAGGCGCGACGCCCTCCCCGAGTCACCTGCGTCCACCGCGAGTACGAAGACGTCCCTGGCACCATCCTCCCATTCGACGACATGGTACACCGTTCCTTCTTCTTCGGCAAGGCCGAGCTGGCCGCCCTCCGGCGCCGCGTGCCGGAGCACCTCCGGAACAGCTCGACCTTCGAGATCCTCACCGCCTTCCTTTGGAAGTGCCGCACCCTCGCCATCGGAGCCAACCCCGAGGAGGAGGTCCGGATCATCTGCGTCGTGAACGCCCGCGGCAAATCCGGCCTGGGCCTACCAGCGGGGTACTACGGGAACGCCTTCGCCTTGCCGGCGGCGGTGTCCACGGCTGGAAAGCTGTCCAGCAACCCCATCGGGTACGCGCTGGACCTGGTGAAGAAAGCCAAGTCGGCGGTGAACGACGAGTACATGAGGTCGCTGGCGGACCTGATGGCGCTGCGCGGAAGGCCGCACTTCACAGTGGTGCGGACGTACCTGGTCTCCGACATGACTCGGGTGAGGTTCGGGGACGTTGATTTCGGGTGGGGGAAGGCTGCGTACGGAGGCCCAGCGAAGGGTGGAATCGGAGCCATTCCCGGAGTGGGAAGCTTCTACGCACCTTTGAAAAATAGCAAGGGTGAGGAGGGAATCGTCGTCCCAGTGTGTTTACTGGCCCCTGCCATGGACAAGTTCACACAAGAAATGCATAACCTGATGGAGGAGGACGATGCTAAGGATGCAAAGGAGCAACAACCACAGGGCGCCAACATTGTCTCTAAACTTTGA